A single Ammospiza caudacuta isolate bAmmCau1 chromosome 6, bAmmCau1.pri, whole genome shotgun sequence DNA region contains:
- the PLEK2 gene encoding pleckstrin-2: protein MEEEAGVLKEGFLVKRGHVVRNWKVRWFVLLQDKLLYYKIEGGKKEPSPKGRILLDGCTITCPCLEYENRPLLIKLKTKTNTDYFLECCSREERDSWALDITGAIHAGHPVQVQELQRMKNSFKLLENISLHNIVERMYDSSTGIKLTRNLDQGNRYKETFTGSALVDWLISNTFAVSRFEAVTLASMLMDENFLRPVGVRSTEATRSSDPSEQFLDDSTALYMFAESSKKSTSSKEEVHFNISELSGTIVKQGFLVKQGHKRKNWKVRKFVLRADPAFLHYYDPTKEDNKPVGGFSLRGCLVSALEDNGVPAGVKGNVQGNLFKIITKNDIHYYIQASSKAERVQWIEAIKPLT from the exons ATGGAGGAAGAAGCTGGAGTGCTGAAggagggcttcctggtcaaacgG GGACACGTTGTTCGGAACTGGAAAGTGAGATGGTTCGTTCTGCTCCAGGATAAGCTGCTGTATTACAAAATTGAAGGAGGCAAGAAGGAGCCTTCTCCAAAGGGCAGGATCCTTCTGGATGGCTGCACTATCACTTGTCCATGCCTGGAATATGAGAACAGACCG CTACTCATCAAACTAAAGACAAAAACCAATACAGACTATTTCCTTGAATGTTGCTCCAGGGAGGAACGTGACTCTTGGGCTCTGGACATCACTGGAGCTATTCATGCTGGTCATCCAGTACAGGTACAAGAACTTCAAAGAATGAAGAACTCTTTCAAACTGCTAGAAAATATCAGCCTCCA CAATATAGTGGAGAGAATGTATGACAGCAGCACTGGAATTAAGCTGACCCGCAATTTGGATCAAGGCAACAGATACAAAGAGACCTTCACAG GTTCTGCCCTGGTGGACTGGCTCATCTCCAACACCTTTGCTGTGTCACGATTCGAGGCCGTCACCTTGGCATCCATGCTGATGGATGAGAATTTCCTCAGGCCCGTGGGAGTTCGCAGCACCGAGGCCACACGCTCCAGTGACCCCTCTGAGCAGTTCCTCGATGACTCCACCGCTCTGTACATGTTT GCTGAGAGCAGTAAGAAAAGTACTAGTTCCAAGGAAGAGGTCCATTTCAACATCTCTGAATTAAGTGGCACAATTGTGAAGCAAGGATTCTTAGTGAAACAG GGGCACAAGAGGAAAAACTGGAAGGTGAGAAAATTTGTTTTGAGAGCTGATCCTGCTTTTTTGCACTACTATGATCCCACCAAG GAAGATAACAAGCCAGTAGGTGGATTCTCTCTTCGTGGCTGTCTTGTCTCAGCTCTGGAGGACAATGGAGTCCCAGCAG gagTGAAAGGCAATGTGCAAGGCAACCTTTTCAAAATCATCACCAAAAATGACATTCATTATTACATCCAGGCCAGCTCCAAGgcagagcgagtgcagtggATTGAGGCAATCAAGCCGCTGACATGA
- the EIF2S1 gene encoding eukaryotic translation initiation factor 2 subunit 1, whose protein sequence is MPGLSCRFYQHKFPEVEDVVMVNVRSIAEMGAYVSLLEYNNIEGMILLSELSRRRIRSINKLIRIGRNECVVVIRVDKEKGYIDLSKRRVSPEEAIKCEDKFTKSKTVYSILRHVAEVLEYTKDEQLESLFQRTAWVFDDKYKRPGYGAYDAFKHAVSDPAILDSLDLTEEERRVLIDNINRRLTPQAVKIRADIEVACYGYEGIDAVKEALRAGLNCSTENMPIKINLIAPPRYVMTTTTLERTEGLSVLNQAMAVIKEKIEEKRGVFNVQMEPKVVTDTDETELARQLERLERENAEVDGDDDAEEMEAKTED, encoded by the exons ATGCCGGGACTCAGCTGTAGGTTCTACCAGCACAAATTCCCCGAGGTGGAGGATGTGGTGATGGTCAACGTTCGCTCCATTGCTGAGATGGGAGCCTATGTCAGCCTGCTGGAGTACAACAACATCGAGGGCATGATCCTCCTCAGTGAGCTCTCCAGGCGGCGCATCCGCTCCATAAACAAGCTCATCCGCATCGGCAGGAACGAGTGCGTCGTCGTCATAAGGGTCGACAAAGAGAAAG gtTATATTGATTTGTCAAAAAGAAGAGTTTCTCCAGAGGAGGCAATCAAATGTGAAGACAAATTCACAAAATCAAAGACT GTTTACAGCATCCTTCGCCATGTTGCTGAAGTCTTGGAGTACACTAAGgatgagcagctggagagcctgttccagaGAACTGCCTGGGTGTTTGATGACAAGTACAAAAGACCTGGATATGGTGCTTATGATGCATTCAAGCATGCAGTCTC AGACCCTGCAATCCTGGATAGCCTGGATCTGACAGAGGAAGAGAGGCGTGTGTTGATTGACAACATTAACAGACGTCTCACACCACAGGCAGTCAAAATCCGAGCTG ATATTGAGGTGGCCTGTTATGGTTATGAAGGCATAGATGCAGTAAAAGAAGCTTTGAGAGCAGGCTTGAACTGTTCCACGGAGAACATGCCCATCAAA ATTAATCTGATAGCCCCTCCTCGTTATGTGATGACTACTACTACACTGGAGAGAACTGAAGGACTGTCTGTTCTGAATCAAGCCATGGCTgtaattaaggaaaaaattgaggagaaaagaggagtttttaatgTGCAGATGGAG ccTAAGGTGGTCACTGACACAGACGAGACTGAGCTTGCAAGGCAGTTGGAAAGACTGGAGAGAGAAAATGCTGAAGTGGACGGGGATGATGATGCCGAGGAAATGGAAGCCAAAACAGAAGACTAA